Proteins from a single region of Halichoerus grypus chromosome 13, mHalGry1.hap1.1, whole genome shotgun sequence:
- the MC2R gene encoding adrenocorticotropic hormone receptor codes for MKHIINLYENTNDTARNNSDCPHVVLPEEIFFIISIIGVLENLMVLLAVIKNKNLQSPMYFFICSLAISDMLGSLYKILENILIMFRNMGYLKPRGNSETTADDIIDSLFILSLLGSIFSLSMIAADRYLTIFHALQYHSIVTMRRATVVLMVTWTGCIGSAITMVIFSHHIPTVITFTSLFPLMLVFILCLYVHMFLLARSHARKILTLPRANMKGAITLTILLGVFIFCWAPFVLHVLLMTFCPNNPYCACYMSLFQVNGMLIMCNAVIDPFIYAFRSPELRDAFKKMIFCSRYQ; via the coding sequence ATGAAGCACATTATCAATCTATATGAAAACACCAATGATACAGCAAGAAATAATTCAGACTGTCCTCATGTGGTTTTGCCAGAAgagatattttttataatatccaTTATCGGGGTTTTGGAAAATCTGATGGTCCTTCTGGCTGTGATCAAGAATAAGAATCTCCAGTCACCCATGTACTTTTTCATTTGCAGCTTGGCCATTTCTGATATGTTGGGCAGCCTATATAAGATCTTGGAAAATATCCTGATCATGTTCAGAAACATGGGTTATCTCAAGCCTCGTGGCAATTCTGAAACCACAGCAGATGATATTATCGACTCGCTGTTCATCCTTTCCCTCCTTGGCTCCATTTTCAGCCTGTCCATGATAGCAGCTGACCGCTACCTCACAATCTTCCATGCTCTGCAATACCACAGCATTGTGACCATGCGCCGTGCCACTGTTGTCCTAATGGTCACCTGGACCGGCTGCATAGGCAGTGCCATTACCATGGTGATCTTCTCTCATCACATCCCCACAGTGATCACCTTCACGTCGCTGTTCCCTCTGATGTTGGTCTTTATCCTGTGCCTTTATGTGCACATGTTCTTGCTTGCCCGTTCCCATGCCAGGAAGATCTTGACCCTTCCCAGAGCCAACATGAAAGGGGCCATCACGCTGACCATCCTGCTTGGGGTCTTCATCTTCTGTTGGGCCCCCTTTGTCCTTCATGTCCTGTTAATGACGTTTTGCCCAAATAACCCTTACTGCGCCTGCTACATGTCCCTCTTCCAGGTGAATGGCATGTTGATCATGTGCAATGCAGTCATTGACCCCTTTATATATGCCTTCCGGAGCCCAGAACTCAGGGATGCATTTAAAAAGATGATCTTCTGTAGCAGGTACCAGTAG